The DNA window CGAATTGGCCGTGGCCGAGGCACAACGTTGCCTCATGTGCCGTCGGCCGGTCTGCATCGAGGGGTGTCCGGTAGGCGTGCAGATCAGAGATTTCATCGGTCTCGTTGCCGAAGGTGACTTCGATGGGGCCGCCAAGGTCATCAAGCTGGACAACTCGTTGCCTGCGGTATGTGGGCGGGTGTGCCCGCAAGAGGATCAATGTGAGGGAGCCTGTGTCCTTGGGCGCAAGGACAAACCGATTGCCATCGGGGCGCTGGAAAGATTCGTGGCCGATTACGAGCGGCTCAACGGTATCGCAACCGCTGACGCTCCACCCGTTCCCACCGGCAAGTCGGTCGCCATAGTCGGTAGCGGTCCCGCTGGCTTGGCGTGCGCGACCGACCTGGCGAGACTCGGCCATGACGTGACTGTTTTCGAGGCACTCCACGTCCTCGGGGGCGTGCTGAGCTACGGTATTCCCGAATTCCGGCTCCCGAAACAAATAGTGCAGGCTGAGATCATCCAGCTCGAAAAGTTGGGCGTTACCTTCACCACCAACGCGGTGATTGGCATGATCGATACCCTCGACGACCTACTTGGCGAGGAAGGTTTCGATGCCATATTCGTCGGTGTGGGTGCCGGGTTACCTCGTTTCCCGGGCATACCGGGCGAGAACCTGGTCGGGGTTTACTCGGCTAACGAATTCCTGACCAGGGTCAACCTTATGAAGGCCTACAAACCGGATGCCGAAACTCCGGTCTACGACGTGACAGGCAAGACGGTTGCCGTGTTTGGTGGAGGCAACACCGCGATGGATGCGGTCCGTACCGCCGTGCGGCTCGGGGCAGCCAAGGCGTCGATCGTGTATCGCCGTTCCGAGGCGGAAATGCCTGCCCGCAAGGAAGAAATCGTGCATGCGAAACACGAAGGCGTGGAGTTCCGAATGCTTGC is part of the Acidimicrobiia bacterium genome and encodes:
- the gltA gene encoding NADPH-dependent glutamate synthase; the encoded protein is MTEFTLKERMAMARQKMPEQEPVERKGNFTEVNLGFTAELAVAEAQRCLMCRRPVCIEGCPVGVQIRDFIGLVAEGDFDGAAKVIKLDNSLPAVCGRVCPQEDQCEGACVLGRKDKPIAIGALERFVADYERLNGIATADAPPVPTGKSVAIVGSGPAGLACATDLARLGHDVTVFEALHVLGGVLSYGIPEFRLPKQIVQAEIIQLEKLGVTFTTNAVIGMIDTLDDLLGEEGFDAIFVGVGAGLPRFPGIPGENLVGVYSANEFLTRVNLMKAYKPDAETPVYDVTGKTVAVFGGGNTAMDAVRTAVRLGAAKASIVYRRSEAEMPARKEEIVHAKHEGVEFRMLANPVEFLGNEEGVLTAMRLQEMELGEPDQSGRQSPVPITGSEWVEDVDMVVVAIGNSPNPLLQKTTPDLEQTRRGTLVADGVTGRTTKHGVFAGGDIVTGGATVILAMGAGRRAAVSINDYLNTGVWEIEPGEPLVV